A portion of the Acidobacteriaceae bacterium genome contains these proteins:
- a CDS encoding MBOAT family protein: MLFNSYIFIFCFLPVTMLGFHLLGRSGRRPVIAWLALCSVVFYSVWNPVFVFFLLGSIVVNYLVSVSIASAPEGSSLRRQLLAVGIGLNLLALFRFKYLFKTLLLLHQLHIPAPTAHSVMLPLGISFFTFTQISYLVDLAQGQAERQDLLSYILFVTFFPHLIAGPILHHKEMMPQFAVGRRFQLVPSDVSLGLTWFLLGLGKKVLIADKLAGGADMAFSHAGHQSAASAWAGLVLYTMQLYFDFSGYSDMALGLARIFSIRFPLNFDSPYKATSVTEYWQRWHMTLTRYVTLYLYNPLLLSVQRRRLAAGKKISRKSLATVGGFTAMVAYPTIVTMLLTGLWHGAGLQFLIFGLLHGIYLTANQAWRHFRTKRKGAAPDPPTGLMVMACRIGVYFQVAFALIFFRADDMRGAIGMLSDLVGRHGAGHVGGLLEGITGLCLIPVVWFMPNTQQILGEEPAGAAAPSSLFAKLRWTPTIGWSIVMAVLFFAVLANLGETTSFLYFQF; this comes from the coding sequence ATGCTCTTCAATTCCTACATCTTTATCTTCTGCTTTCTGCCCGTCACCATGCTGGGCTTCCATTTGCTGGGCAGAAGTGGACGGCGCCCCGTCATCGCATGGCTGGCGCTCTGTTCCGTGGTGTTTTACAGCGTCTGGAACCCGGTCTTCGTTTTCTTCCTGCTGGGTTCGATCGTGGTCAACTACCTGGTTTCGGTGAGCATCGCCTCTGCTCCCGAGGGTAGCTCGCTGCGGCGGCAGCTTCTTGCGGTCGGCATCGGCCTGAACCTGCTGGCGCTTTTCCGCTTCAAGTACCTCTTCAAGACGCTACTGCTGCTGCACCAACTGCATATCCCCGCCCCGACAGCGCACTCCGTGATGCTTCCCCTGGGCATCTCGTTCTTCACCTTCACGCAGATCTCGTACCTCGTCGATCTGGCGCAGGGACAAGCCGAGCGGCAGGACCTGCTCAGCTACATCCTCTTCGTCACCTTCTTCCCTCACCTCATCGCCGGACCGATTCTCCACCATAAGGAGATGATGCCGCAGTTCGCCGTCGGCCGCCGCTTCCAGCTCGTGCCGTCTGACGTCTCGCTGGGGCTGACGTGGTTTCTGCTGGGACTGGGCAAGAAGGTTCTGATCGCCGACAAGCTCGCAGGCGGGGCGGACATGGCGTTCTCCCACGCCGGGCATCAGTCTGCGGCTTCCGCGTGGGCAGGCCTCGTGCTGTACACCATGCAGCTGTACTTCGACTTCTCGGGTTACTCGGACATGGCGCTGGGGCTGGCGCGTATCTTCTCCATTCGCTTCCCGCTGAACTTCGACTCGCCCTACAAGGCAACCAGCGTCACCGAGTACTGGCAGCGCTGGCACATGACGCTGACGCGCTATGTCACGCTCTATCTGTACAACCCGCTCCTGCTCAGCGTACAGCGCCGCCGACTCGCGGCGGGCAAGAAGATCTCTCGCAAGTCGCTGGCGACAGTGGGCGGCTTTACCGCCATGGTCGCGTACCCAACGATCGTGACCATGCTGCTGACGGGCCTGTGGCACGGCGCGGGGCTTCAGTTCCTGATCTTCGGCCTGCTCCACGGCATCTACCTGACGGCGAACCAGGCGTGGCGCCACTTCCGCACCAAGCGCAAGGGCGCAGCGCCTGATCCACCGACCGGACTGATGGTGATGGCCTGCCGCATCGGGGTGTACTTCCAGGTTGCGTTCGCGCTCATCTTCTTCCGCGCGGACGACATGCGCGGGGCCATCGGTATGTTGAGCGACCTCGTCGGACGCCACGGCGCGGGCCACGTCGGCGGCCTGCTCGAAGGCATCACGGGCCTCTGCCTGATCCCCGTGGTGTGGTTCATGCCAAATACTCAGCAGATTCTGGGCGAAGAGCCCGCCGGCGCGGCTGCGCCCTCGTCGCTGTTCGCCAAACTGCGCTGGACCCCCACTATCGGCTGGTCAATTGTGATGGCGGTGCTGTTCTTCGCGGTGCTCGCCAATCTGGGCGAAACGACGTCATTCCTCTACTTCCAGTTCTAA
- a CDS encoding fatty acid desaturase, with amino-acid sequence MGREHQEGRINWVTAIAMGIFHVGAIAALFFFSWKNLAAGVIMYFLAINVGIGMCYHRLLTHRGYKVPRWLEYVLTTCGCLALEGGPIFWVATHRVHHQYSDQEGDPHTPHDGTWWSHAGWIISGRALHSETALLGRYAPDLTRDRVQVWLSKYMWVPITVAGLLQIALGAAIAPAGHRVVGALGMVLWGTFLRTVLGLHATWLVNSASHLWGKRRFETRDDSRNSWWVAIFTGGEGWHNNHHAHPVSARHGLVWYEFDINYYGIWVMEKLGLAKKVQIAKWDPADPRPAGM; translated from the coding sequence ATGGGCCGCGAGCACCAGGAAGGCCGCATCAACTGGGTCACCGCAATCGCGATGGGCATTTTCCATGTGGGCGCTATCGCCGCTCTGTTCTTCTTCTCGTGGAAGAACCTTGCAGCCGGTGTCATCATGTACTTCCTCGCGATCAACGTCGGCATTGGCATGTGCTATCACCGCCTGCTGACGCACCGCGGCTACAAGGTTCCACGCTGGCTGGAGTACGTGCTGACCACGTGCGGCTGCCTGGCTCTCGAAGGTGGACCGATCTTCTGGGTAGCGACACACCGCGTACACCATCAGTACTCTGACCAGGAAGGCGATCCGCACACGCCGCACGACGGTACCTGGTGGTCGCACGCTGGCTGGATCATCTCCGGTCGCGCCCTCCACTCGGAGACAGCTCTCCTCGGCCGCTACGCTCCCGACCTTACCCGCGACCGCGTACAGGTCTGGCTCTCGAAGTACATGTGGGTGCCGATCACGGTTGCCGGTCTGCTGCAGATCGCTCTGGGTGCGGCCATCGCTCCTGCCGGTCACCGCGTCGTCGGCGCGCTGGGCATGGTGCTCTGGGGAACGTTCCTCCGCACGGTTCTCGGCCTGCACGCAACGTGGCTGGTGAACTCCGCTTCGCACCTCTGGGGCAAGCGTCGCTTTGAGACTCGCGATGACTCGCGCAACAGCTGGTGGGTTGCGATCTTCACCGGTGGCGAAGGCTGGCACAACAACCACCACGCACACCCGGTAAGCGCACGTCACGGCCTCGTCTGGTACGAGTTCGACATCAACTACTACGGCATCTGGGTGATGGAGAAGCTGGGCCTCGCCAAGAAGGTACAGATCGCCAAGTGGGACCCTGCCGATCCCCGCCCTGCGGGCATGTAA
- a CDS encoding HAMP domain-containing sensor histidine kinase, with protein MNLTRRRGAIAFFITLGVCLTALAVALNITWIHNNGRRLAIDLLGVLLFSILIAGVVLNTVFLVREIRRNERQDSFLNAVTHELKTPIASIRLYLDTLQRREVDDAQRQKFYTTMRSDTDRLLATVEQVLKAGELGQRERAGRSTRIDFYSLAKECIATALSRHHLPTDAITLAEVPGGVRLHVLGNIEDLRTAIANLLDNAVKYSPEGVHVSCRIAIEHYTWAVLSITDSGLGIAPRELKRIFKRFYRAASSDRVKIKGTGLGLFLVKTIARQHGGDVRAASEGLGEGSTMFLKLPLAIANGVSAESTDA; from the coding sequence ATGAACCTTACTCGGCGACGTGGCGCGATTGCATTTTTCATCACGCTGGGCGTGTGCCTGACGGCGCTGGCCGTTGCACTCAACATTACGTGGATCCACAACAACGGCCGCCGACTGGCAATCGACCTGCTCGGCGTTCTTCTCTTCTCCATCCTCATCGCAGGCGTGGTGCTGAACACAGTCTTCCTCGTGCGTGAGATCCGCCGCAACGAGCGACAAGACTCCTTTCTGAACGCCGTCACCCACGAGCTCAAAACCCCTATCGCCAGCATTCGCCTCTATCTCGACACCCTGCAACGCCGCGAGGTGGACGACGCACAGCGGCAGAAGTTCTACACCACCATGCGCTCCGACACAGACCGCCTGCTCGCCACTGTCGAGCAGGTGCTGAAGGCCGGTGAACTCGGCCAGCGAGAACGTGCCGGCCGCTCCACGCGCATTGACTTCTACTCCCTGGCGAAGGAGTGCATTGCCACGGCACTCAGCCGACACCACCTGCCTACCGACGCCATCACGCTTGCCGAAGTTCCCGGCGGTGTGCGCCTGCATGTGCTCGGCAATATCGAAGACCTACGCACCGCCATCGCCAACCTGCTGGACAACGCCGTCAAATACTCGCCCGAGGGCGTTCACGTCAGTTGCCGCATCGCCATTGAGCACTACACCTGGGCCGTGCTCTCGATTACCGACAGCGGCCTCGGTATTGCTCCACGGGAGTTGAAGCGCATCTTCAAACGCTTCTACCGCGCCGCATCCAGCGACCGCGTCAAGATCAAGGGCACCGGTCTCGGCCTCTTCCTGGTGAAGACCATCGCACGCCAACACGGCGGCGATGTTCGCGCCGCCAGCGAAGGTCTCGGCGAAGGGTCTACGATGTTCTTGAAGCTGCCGCTGGCTATCGCCAACGGCGTCTCCGCCGAGAGTACCGATGCCTGA